The Anastrepha obliqua isolate idAnaObli1 chromosome 5, idAnaObli1_1.0, whole genome shotgun sequence DNA window CTATCAGAtagccttttattttttataatttttggcgAGCATTGAAATAGGATCTGAGAAAATGGCCGGACAGCTGTTCAGCACAAACATATAGCGCGGCGAAAGATTTAGTGTAGGAGGAAATGCGAATAGAGCTCAACTATGATtagtcaaatcaaatcaaatgcagaatgtggcgatggataggtcagacgcttagaaaaccaccagatagcatcgcGAGAATGGCATtgaactggaacccgcaagggagccgAGGTCGCGGTCGCCCAAAGATCACTTGGCGAAGGTCGAAATTGCGTGAACTAGCAGGTGacgacatcacatgggacggccCAAAAACATCAGCCCggaaccgtgtacgatgaaaGAGTCTGAAAACTCCAATTATGGTTCAGTTCAGGAATATACTCGGACTTTTTCGAAGTAGAGTAcacattccattttttacaatacaatacaatacttCTGAAGTCCTTAGACGAGTATGAATTTGCGTCGTGGTagttccggtaacgtaaaaccgacGGCCGTGTGAAGTGGACAGTGTTTTTCGTCCAGTAGAAACAAAGTACATATATCTATTAAGATTGCTCGCAATTCAGCTTGACTCCTATGAAAACCTAAAATAGCTTCTTATGATTCAATGAAATATTTCGGTAATTTTCTATATCATCAGACGAAACTTCAAGGATACCAGAATCTCAAaactattttccattttattctgATCCTCATAAGATTCTATTTGATCTACATTAATAGATGCACTATTATAAAAGTTTTGAGTACAAATCATTTCCTTCCTCCCATTATGGTTTCACAGCCAACTTCTcgaaccatttgaagcgcatcAGTTTCGTGTGCACCAATTTCCCCATCACAAACATTTCAATCCGTCTTCGATGGCGCGGTACCCTTTCCATTTCCTCCTCCATTTCCTCATCAGCCATCCCCTCACGGGGCATCTTTGGCTCTACTCGTATGAGCATAGCATCAAAGGCgaatgttgcatgcaacatatACATGCCGCCAGTAGCTAGTGCGGCTATGCTTTGTGCCTTGCAATAAAAGAAGAACGGATGCGTTGGCTCCTCAAAATCGGAGAGAAATATCAGATGAAAATCATTCTCCGCATGATACATCGACATCAGCGAGGCAATGAAGTGTGCAGTAGCGCCCAAAGTAGTGGTTATTGCCTCCATCATTTCGTTGCGGCCTCGTCCGCagcaaatgttaaaaatgcCGAAGAGTGAGTGAACTGCGAAGCAGGAAAAAGTGCCGCAATAGAAGAGATTGTGCGGGAGCGGTTCGGTTCGCACGAAGCCCAGCGCATGGAATGTGAGGCAGGCTATGCCCAGCAGCACTTCGAGCAGCTTGAAGAAGCACCAAATTTCTTGCATGTGTCGTGTTTCAAATCAATTTCTTGCAAATGctgctttattaaaaactttttcgttttataaacaaaaacaaatgtatttatttttttgatttttctgcgCTACTTTACTTTTAGGTTATGACAGCAGCCGCAGTGCCCTCCACGCTCGTCAAATGCCTGTATTTGTTCTTCGACTTGCCAATAGTGGATGATGATCCGGCACCGGGTGTCGGCGAGTCGGCGAGCGACTTCAATGCCTTCGAGCGTCGCACACTACTGCAAAAAGTCTTCGTACAGCTGTTGGTTAAGCTTTGCTCATATCCGTATCCGGCTGAGGAGTTGGCGCGCATGGATGACTTGACGTTGCTCTTCTCGGCCATCACTTCGCCCTGCCCAACGCACAATATTGTGTGGCGTAAAAATGCAGCAGAAATATTGACGACCATCTCGCGGCACGGGCTAACCGATGCTGTCGTTAGTTATATACATTGTAAGTTATttgagctgttgttgttggtgttgtttttgtatgctaatcttatttttatttttttttcagccaAGGGATGCATGGCTTTGTGCGTGGATAATATGCAGCGTCTGAGCTTTGGCAATCCATTGGAGATTGTTGAAATGTTTGTTACCGTTTTTTGCTTCCTAAAGGATTCTAGTCAAGTGTCACAAATTTTGCTCGATGACTTCAAAGCATCACAAGGATACCTCTTCCTCAGCGACTTTTTGCTCAAGTGAGTTTGAATGATTGCATGTTAAAATCTGGCAATTTCGAAAGTGTACTTGTTGAGTAGGAGAAGTGGAATAGATTACTGTGGTGAAATTAGTTCTTAAagcaaaactgtaaaaaaatacaaataccccGCATGGACGGAGGTtagaatgatagattaccaggtgtGACCTTCAGCTgtggtgaaaaacgaaattgagcgcGTAATTTCAGCTGCTATGTCACCGGGTACTCGACAGCCGAATTCTCCCCTCTCATTTCACACACTCGTTGAATTAGTCGGTGCTCAGACGGCAATGCAGTAACAGGGGTGGGAACTGCGCTGATTTCTTTCGTACATCGCGAATGCAGTCTCTGTTTTTTTCGCAAACAAACCGCCGTCATGACCTCGGTTACGTCagtcaatcagctgattctttcaaattcgctgagagctggttaacggtctgatattggccacagcTTCTACATTTTTTTCACCATGGATGGAAGCACTTGCAGTAGTTTGGCAAAGTAAAACTCTTAAAtatgacataacataacttttgaagacccctataaaaaaagtttaggtgCATCAAATGGTTCGCTTCTGGAGTTAGTTCtataataaaatgcgatcgttttaaagtttttacatgtttttattggtgttttgaagtatataaaaaaattttttatagttaattttattttaatttgtttaaaatttttgacgtcaaagtggagtccttaaaaaaaagatgagttggttcggggaaacacacagccttccaaagtcatctaaaatagaaaattcaaagagagtattattctgtagactttattttaggtcccgaacctaaaatatatataaaaatataaaaaaaaacaaaatggtggacttgtgaaaaaagttttcaaaatctaattttttttcttgaaaaattgtttaaattaaatagtttattactaaaaaattaaatgttttaaaggtccgggatctagatatgtgtgtctagaataacgggttaaatttttagcctaatcggttgaatagttttgagtcagtgattccctgaaatttcgaaaacatggtttcgagaaaaacgcgtttaaagttttgacaacagctgctgctggcgtgtcacacgctttcatacacactacggcgcgctcCCTTATTTTagcaataactttaaaaataattaaaatttctatctgaaatttttgtagtatatttttaaagatgtttttcttccgaaaaatgtaaaaaaaaatccgattttttgaacccgtcacaccgggCTACTACCTTAGGTCTTCACACGGAAAGCCACCACAAAGTGgacaaaaaaatgccaaattcCTGTGAACTGCGTGAAGTTGACTGATTTGATTCATTTTGAAGTGTAGCACTTACGGCTGCAGTATTCGATTTGAGTACTTCCACTGATGTGTATTTTCACTGATCTACGAAGAATGCTCAATATTGAATATGTAGATTTGAATTTACCTGGAAAAAATATTACGACCGTCTTAATCCTTTTAAAGCTGGAGCAATGGACTTAGAAATGTTGCTCAATCTTGTATCATACTTCtcgataataaaatttaaaatttgactgactataagaaataaaactaTAAGAAAtaagatattcaaagaaaaatgctattttttaatatagatagtaaatgatcggatgtttatttcattataaagaggaaggtatgccgttaatagcggaaaataacatcaggcaaatg harbors:
- the LOC129249466 gene encoding uncharacterized protein LOC129249466, encoding MQEIWCFFKLLEVLLGIACLTFHALGFVRTEPLPHNLFYCGTFSCFAVHSLFGIFNICCGRGRNEMMEAITTTLGATAHFIASLMSMYHAENDFHLIFLSDFEEPTHPFFFYCKAQSIAALATGGMYMLHATFAFDAMLIRVEPKMPREGMADEEMEEEMERVPRHRRRIEMFVMGKLVHTKLMRFKWFEKLAVKP